The Chitinophaga niabensis genomic interval CAATATCCTCGTAGACCCGCAAGGCAAAATTGTTGCGGCTAACCTGAGAGGTAAAGCACTCGAACAAAAACTAAGCGAAGTATTGCAATAATAAAAAAAGGAGCATCTCTACGATGCTCCTTTTTTTTGTTAGTACCCTTTATTCTGTGCTAACTGTTTATTTGATTGTGTTTCCAGCAATGGGATGGGAAAGATCACATAATCTGTTCCCGCAGCCTGTGCCAGGTGTTGCGGACGAGCCGGAATAGCTCTGCCGGTACGAAGGAAATCCATCATCCCAAAACCTTCAAACGCCAACTCCATCCTTCTTTCATTCAGGATCAGCGTAATCAGTTCTGCCTGTGTTACCGGTGGAACAATTACAGATGCGCCACGTATGGTACGGATATCCATTAACTGGGTGAGTGCGCCTGCACTTACCAATGGGTCCAGCCTGGCCATGGCTTCTGCTTTGTTTAATTTTATTTCTGCCAGCCGGAGTACCGGAACCCATTGCTCCCTTGGATTGAGATAATATTTACCGGTATAGGTGGATGCTCCGGAAGTGCGGATCATGGCTGCATTCCTGCGTTTATCTGTTGCAGCGAAATTAGGAATGCCAAAGTAACCTGCAGTATTAACGGAAATATCCCCCCTGCCCAATGGGCTGTAGTGCTGACCAATGGCATTATTGGTGTTGGGATTGTCCGCACTGTTCATGGCTACAGAAAAGATCCTTTCTACTGTGGCATTCATATTAGCGAAGGTCCAGTTATCTATCGGTTCTGTTGCCAGTTTAAATGCAAGCGGAGAAGCGATCACGGCATCTGCGCTGGTATTAGCATTAGGCCAGTCTCCTTTGTTGAGATATACCCTGGATAACAAACCATCCGCAGCTGCCTTTGTAGCACGTGCACGATTAAAGTATGCATCATTCCAGTTCGGTGGCAATGCGGCGGAAGCTTCTGTAAGATCTTTGATCATCTGATCGTAGACTTCTTTTACGGTATTCCTTTTTACCCTGTTGACGGCGCTGAGTGCCTGTGCCCCATCTTCTGCAGCATCCAGGATCAATGGAACACCGGGGTGCCCCGCATCTCCCTGGAAGTTATAAGGCTGCGCATATAAACTCACCAGGTAGAAATAACACAATGCCCTGATGAATTTTGCTTCCCCGTAATACTGGGTTGCTTTGGGTGTACCTACTACGGCTTCATTCTGCTGTAGTTTTTTCATGAAGAGGTTGGCTTCATAAATGGTACGGTAACCACCTGTCCATGCATTCAGTGCAATAGCATCTGCGGAGATCATATTGAAAGAACCCACATTACCAAAGAAGGAAGCTACGTTCACATCGTTGCCGCGCTGGTCTGCATAAATGAGGATCCGGCCACCAAAGAACTCTGCATTCTGCAAAGCATTGTACATACCCAATGCTGCTTTTTCCACACGGGAAGGATCGCTGAAGATCTGTGCCGGATC includes:
- a CDS encoding RagB/SusD family nutrient uptake outer membrane protein; translation: MTTFSKYILVLGLLLGSACSKVDEQKPFSAIDPAQIFSDPSRVEKAALGMYNALQNAEFFGGRILIYADQRGNDVNVASFFGNVGSFNMISADAIALNAWTGGYRTIYEANLFMKKLQQNEAVVGTPKATQYYGEAKFIRALCYFYLVSLYAQPYNFQGDAGHPGVPLILDAAEDGAQALSAVNRVKRNTVKEVYDQMIKDLTEASAALPPNWNDAYFNRARATKAAADGLLSRVYLNKGDWPNANTSADAVIASPLAFKLATEPIDNWTFANMNATVERIFSVAMNSADNPNTNNAIGQHYSPLGRGDISVNTAGYFGIPNFAATDKRRNAAMIRTSGASTYTGKYYLNPREQWVPVLRLAEIKLNKAEAMARLDPLVSAGALTQLMDIRTIRGASVIVPPVTQAELITLILNERRMELAFEGFGMMDFLRTGRAIPARPQHLAQAAGTDYVIFPIPLLETQSNKQLAQNKGY